CGACCGCGATGCTCTACGTCGACGCCGACAACAAGGCGGCCGTCTCGGTCTACGAACGGCTCGGCTTCACGACGTACGAGACGGACCTGATGTACCGCACGGAGACGTGACGCTGCGCTGTGCGGGGGCCGGTGTCGGGGGTGTACTCCGTGTGCTGAACGGCCTGACGGCTACGGCCGCCTCACCATCCACCGCCGCCGCAAGGGCTCCGGCCCGCAGCACACCCACAGCAGCGCAGCGAACCCGAGCAGCACCGCCCATCGCACGTGCGCCGCATCCCAGTGGGGGTCCGCCACCGGCACGAACAGGTCCCAGCGGCTTGGCAGCAGGGTCGGGGTGAGGATCGCGAGGGTCAGCAGGCCCGCCGCCACCGAGGGGCCCGGTTCGGGTTCGTCGGTGACGCGGACGGCGACGGCCGCGGCGGCCAGCGCGAGGACGGCGGTCGCCGCCGCCTCCAGGGTGATCGCGCCGAGGGGAGGGCGAGCCTGTCGCGGCAGCAGCGCCAGCACCACCGCCCACCACAGTGCGGCGACCGGCGCCACCAGCACGACCCGCAGACCGGTCCGCACCCAACGCCGGGTGGGCACGGGGGCGGTGAGGCGGCGGGCCGGGTCGTCCAGGAGGAACGTCAGCCCGAGGGCGAAGACGAGAGCGGCGGCCCGGAGAAGGTTGAGGCCGAGCCACGCGTCGGGCGGTACCGACAGCATGCGTGGCAGACCGACGACCAGCAGACCCACGACCGCCCCGGCACCGATCGCCCGCCACGGCACGGTGCGGGCCACGGCCACCACCAGGGCCCCGCTCACCCCCCGCGGCACCCCGCCCCCCTCACTCTCACTCGTCCGCACAGTCCTTCGCCCCCTTCGGCGCCTTGACGCCCAGCGCTCGCGCCACCTGGGCCGTCGAGACGCCCGGTGCGGTCAGTTCGGTCCAGTGCTGCTTCACGGACGCCGTGACGTCGGCGCGAGGGCGGGTCAGCAACTCCCGTACGACATCGGTCTGTCCGGCCGACATGGACAGCCCGTCGGTCGGGGCGCGGACGATCGCCGAGCCGGTGGTGCTGTCGTCGATGCGGACGTCGGCGAGGTCGGTGAGCGGGTGGGCGGCGCCCCCCAGGGCCAGCCACATCGTGGTGACCACCCGTCCGTCGCACAGCTCCCCGCCCTTCGACTCGTCACCGGCGACCAGCACATAGCCGACCGCGACGGCGAACTCGGAGATCCGGTTGCCTCCCCACCGCGTGCTCACGGTCACCTGGTGCGGAGTGGTGAGCGGGTCGAGCGCCGCGTCGCCGGTGAGGCCGTACCGGGCGTCGACCCGCTGCCGTACGAGCAGGGGCTGCCGGGCGGCCGTACCGCCGGCCAGGGACTGGACGCGGTCCACGGTGTCCGCCCAGGTGCCCGCGCGGCCGGTCCACTCGGGGAAGGCGCAGTACGTCGAGCCACCGTGCTTCACACAGGACTGGTCCTTCTGCGGGGAGACCGAGGCCTGTTCACGGGCGGCGGTCAACTCCGGTGACACGCCTCCGGACTGGCCCACCGCCCCGGCCAGCGTCAGCGCGAGCGCGCCCGCCGCCCCGGCCTTCAGATACAGCGCCCGACCGCCGCTCACCAGGACCGCGCAGAGCGCCAGCAGCAGGATCAGCCCGGTGAGGTACAGCGCGTGCCAGCCGGCGGGGCGGCCGATGAGGTCCGACGGGAGCACCGTGCCGCTGCTCGACTCGTCCACGATCGGTGACAGCCATTGCGGCCACCCGGCGGAGACGAACGTGCCGAGGACGAAGAGGGAGATCACACCGAACGGTGCCGCGAACGTCGTCGGGACCAGCCGGGCGAGCAGCACGCCGAGCGCGCCGCACAGCAGCACGTACAGGGGGCCGACGGCGAGTTCGGCCGGTGAGCCGTGGCCCACCGCGCCCGACCGCAGCGCCTGCCGGACGAACTCGCCGAGCACGACCAGCGCGGTGAGCGCGGCGAACGGCACGACCGACAGCACATGCGCGACCGTCCGCCGCCACGGCTCCATGAGCAGCACGTCGAACTGCCGGTCGGTGCCGCGCCGACGGGAGCGCAGTGTGCACCGGTTGACGCACACGAACAGGGCGATGCCCAGCAGCAGGGGCCCGGCCTGGGTGCCGCGGTCGGTGTCCTGCAGCGCCGGGAAGGCGTCCATGCCCTCCTTCTCGTGGAACAGCGTCCAGGCGGTGTAGCCGACGTACAGCAGGAGGGTCACCAGCACCGAGATGTACCGCAGCAGGTCGCGTGCCTCGAAGCGGGCGAGGGCGAACACGGCCGCCCAGGAGCTCCGCGGGGCGTCCTCGTGCACGACGGCGGACTCGGCCGCCGTCTTCGTGGCCAGGCTCATGCGGCCGCCACCTCCGTGTCCGTGCCCGTGTCGTCGAGGGTGAGCAGGTAGCCGTCCTCCAGGGTGGGTTCGAGGAGGTCGGCGCGGGCGGGCGGGTCGCCGACGTTGCGGAAGGACCCGGTGCCGGTGCGCCAGCCCGCCTTGGCGTCCGGGGCGCGTTCGGTGCTGCTCCACACCCGGCCGGCGGCGCGGGCGGTGAGGTCGGCGGGGGTGCCCTCGAAGAGGATGCGGCCGCGGGCCATGACCAGGACGCGGTGGCAGAGCATCGCCACGTCCTCGGTCTGGTGGGTGGACAGGAGCACGGTACGGCCCTCTCCGGCCTGGGCGATCATCTCCCTGAACCGCATGCGCTGTTCGGGGTCGAGGCCGACGGTCGGCTCGTCGAGGACGAGGAAGCCGGGGTCACCGACGAGGGCGGCGGCGAGTGCGACCCGTTGCCGCATCCCGCCGGACAGCTTCTTGATGCGGCGGCCGCGGACGTCCCCGAGGTCGACCACGTCCAGGACCCGGCGCACCTCGCGGTGGCGTGCGGTGCGGTCGGTGAGTTCCTTGAGGATCGCCACGTAGTCGACAAACTCGAAGGCGCTGAAGTCCGGGTGGAGGCCGGGGGTCTGGGGCAGGTAGCCGAGCGAACGGCGGACCTCCTGGCGGCCGCGCGAGGTGCCGGGGTCGTGGCCGAGGACGGTGAAGGCGCCCCGGTCGGCGGGCACGGAGGTGGCGAGCACCCTCAACAGGGTGGTTTTTCCGGCCCCGTTGGGCCCGAGCAGTCCGGTCACACCCGGGGTGAGCCGCAGGGACACGTCGTCGAGGGCGCGGGTGCCGCCGTAGCGGAGATGAAGCCCGGAGGCGGAGACGGTGGCGGTCATTCGGCGCTCCCGTTGAAGAGGTCGAAGCGGTCACGGACGAGGAAGAGCAGCCCGGCGGCGAGCGCGGCGACGGCCCCGGCGACGCCCTGTCCGGCCGCGGTGAACGGCGCGAGCGGGTCGGCGGCGGTCTGTTGCGCGGCCTGCGCGGCGAGCAGTACGGCGACCCAGGCGCCGCCGACCAGGGACGGCGCGAGCACCGGGCCGAGCCGGGGGGTGAGTGCGAGGCCGGTCGCGGTGAGGGCGAGGGCGGGCAGCAGCCAGGCCAGTGCGCGCAGGCCGTAGCCGGGCAGGGCGAGGGTGGCGAGCCCGTTCAGGCCGAGGCCCGCGACCAGCACGGCGAGCGTGCGGATCATCAGCAGGCGGAAGCCGTGCATGGGCGCGACGACGGCCATCTCGTAGGTCGGGTCGAGCGTCGGGCCGTAGGACAGCGCCACGCCGGCCAGCGGCAGCAGCGGCGCGAGGGCGAGGAACAGGGTCGGCGAGCCGGCCGTGTGCACCACGCCGACGGTCGCCAGCAGCAGGAACGTCACCGCGGCCAGCCAGGAGCGCCTGAGCACCGGTGTGGCCGCGAGCAGCCGCGCGGTGTGGTCGGCGATCCCGACCCGCGTCAGCAGCGCCTCGACCCATCCCGGCCGGGGCGCGTCCAGTTCGGCGTCCAGCCGTTCCCATCCGGCGTCCAGCGCGACCGGGTCGCCGACGTCGGCGAGCAGAGCGCGGCACTGGGCGCACGCGGCGAGGTGGGTGTCGGCGGACCAGAGCAGGGGGGCGGTCAACTCGCCCTGGGCGTAAGCCCGTAGATCTTCTTCGGCCACATGCCAGGTACTCATGCCAACGCCTCCCTCAACTGCTTGCGGGCCCGCATCGCCCGGGTCTTGACCGTGCCGGGCGGGATGCCCAGCAGGACGGCGGCCTCGCGGGTGGTCAGTCCGTCGATGACCGTCGCCTGCAGGACCGCCCGCAGCTCCGGTGAGAGCTGGACGAGGGCGCCCGCGAGGTCTCCGTGCTCCACCCCCGCGAGCACGCGTTCCTCCGCGGACGCCTCGTCCCGGTGCCGCAGCCGGGACAGGGTCTGGCGGAGCCGTCCCCGCGCCCCGTCGCCGCGCAGGGCGTCGATGAGCCGCCGCGAGCCGATCCGCCACAGCCATCCGGCCACATCGCCTTCCTCGCGATAGCGGGCGGTCCCCCGCCACACCGCGAGGAACGTCTCCTGTACGACGTCGTCGACGACCCCCGCGTCCGCGCACCGGCCGCGCAGCCGCGCGAGCAGCCAGGGCGCGTACCGCCGGTACAGCTCCTCGAAGGCGCGCCGGTCGCCGTCGGCGGCGATGGCCCGCAGCAGCTCTCCGTCGCTTCGTGTTTCCCTCACGCCACCTCATCGGACGAGCCCCGGTGATCGGTTCACGGGAGCGCGCTTGACTTTCCGACCATCCTTGCACCACCCTTTCACTACTCAATTAGTGAAAGGGTGGTTGTCCGCGTGGTCGAGTACCGCATCGACCGGCGCTCCGGCGTCGCCACCTACATGCAGATCGTCCAGCAGACCAAGCAGGCCCTACGGCTGGGCCTGCTCGAACCCGGGGACAAGCTCCCCACGGCCCGTGAGGTCGTGGAGGCCACCGCCATCAACCCGAACACCGTGCTCAAGGCGTACCGCGAACTGGAGCGGGAGGGCCTGGTGGAGGCCCGGCGCGGCCTCGGCACCTTCGTCCGCAGAACGCTCGGCGCCCACAGCGCCGACACCCCGCTGCGCACCGAACTCGACGACTGGGCCAAGCGGGCCCGGTCCGCGGGCCTCGGGCGCGAGGACGTCGACGCGTTCTTCACCGCCGTACTCGACGAGCACTTCCCGAAGGGGGACCAGTGAGTTCCACCAGCACCATCCCGGCCGCCGCCCTGGAGGCGTCCGGCCTGGGCAAGCGGTACGGCAGGAAGGGAGCCGCCCTCGACGGCTGCTCCTTCCGGCTCCCCGCAGGCCGCATCAGCGCGCTCGTCGGCCCCAACGGCGCCGGAAAGTCCACCCTCCTCGCGATAGCGGCCGGTCTGCTGCGGCCCACCGCCGGCACCCTCGCCGTCCTCGGCGGGGCACCCGGCAACGCCCGCGACCGGATCGCCTACCTCGCCCAGAACAAACCGCTGTACCCCCAGCTGACCATCGCCGAGACCCTGCGCATGGGCGCCGAGCTCAACCCGGTCCGCTGGAACGCCGCCCGCGCCGCCCGGATCGTCGAGCAGGGCGACCTCGACCCGGCGTCCCGGATCCGCGGGCTCTCCGGCGGCCAGCGCACCCGCGTCGCGCTCGCCCTCGCCCTCGGCAAGGGACCCGACCTGATGCTCCTCGACGAGCCGATGGCCGACCTCGACCCGCTCGCCCGGCACGAACTCATGGGAACCCTGATGGCGGACGCCGCCGACCGCGGCACCACCGTCCTCATGTCCTCGCACATCGTCGCGGAACTCGCCGACGCCTGCGACCACCTGCTGTTCCTGGGCGACGGCCGGGTCCGGCTCGGCGGCGGCATCGACGACCTGCTCACCGCACACACCCTGGTCACCGGCCGCGGCACCCCCGCCGACCTCACCCGGGCCGGGCACACCGTCATCGAGTCCCGTACGGCCGGCCGCGGCCTGACCGCGCTGATCCGCCGCGACGGCCCGGTCGGCGAGGGCTGGGCGACCCAGACACCCTCCCTGGAGGAACTGCTGCTCGCCCACCTCCGGGCCCCCGAGGCCCCCGCCCTGCTCACCCCCAGCACCACCCTGACCCCCGAGGCGGTGACCGCATGAGCGTCTCCACCCTCGAAAAGGCCCCCGCTCCCGCGGTGCGGCACGCGACCCCCGGTCTCGTCCGGACCGTCCTGCGCCTGCACCGCACCGCCCTGTGGATCTGGCTCGCCTTCGTGGCGTTCACCGCGGGCCTCCTGCTGTGGCTGACCGGCCCCGGCGCCGACGCCACCGCGCAGAAGCTGGAGACTCTCGGCTACTCCGGCGGGGTCATGGAGGCCGCCTACACCTCGGGCACGCTCCTCTACTTCACCTCGGGCGCGTACAACGACCTCTTCTACGACCCCGACACCCTGATCACCCTGGCCTCCTTCGCCATCGCCCTGTTCGCCGGCGGCCCGCTGATCGCCCGCGAACTGGAGTCCGGCACCGCACAGTTGGCCTGGACCCAGTCCGTCACCCCGGCCCGCTGGCTCACCGCCAAGCTCGCCGTGCCGGCCGCCTTCGTCGTCGTGGGCACCGGTCTGCTGACCCTGCTGTACCGGCAGCTCTGGTCCGCCCACGGCAACCTGCTGATCGCCGGGATCGGCCCGCGCTCCCTGTACTTCTCCCTCGGCCCGGCCACCGTCGCCGCCCCGCTGCTCGGCCTCGCCCTCGGCGCGCTCATCGGCCTCGCCGTGCGCCGCACCCTGCCCGCGCTCGCCTTCAGCGGGTTCGCGTACTTCCTCGTCTACGCCTTCCGCGGCAACCACTGGCCCTTCCAGGGCCGCTACCAGCAGCCGGAACTGAACTCCAGCAGCCACGCGATCACCTCCACCGGAGCCCGGATCAGCGACCCGGGGTGCTACACGAACAAGAACTGCCTCGCGAAGCACGACATCGTCCGCTTCACCCGCGAGTACCTGCCCTCCCCCGACTACTGGCCCCGCCAGCTCCTGGAGACCGGCATCCTGCTCGCCCTCACCGCCGCGGCCGTCGCCCTCGCGTTCGCCGTGCTGCACAGGCGGGCGACCGCCGTATGACCGCCGTCGCCGTAGGGGCCACCGCGTCGACCCGGTCCCCGCGAGGGCTCAGGGGGCTCCCGTGGACCGTGCTGCGCCTGCACCGGTCGGCCCTGATCGTGTGGGCCGCCTTCGTCCTCGGCTGCGTCGGCTACCTGGTGTGGCTGACCGAGGTGACCGCCAAGTCGGCGCACACAACACTGGCCGCCTGTCCCAGGAGCGAGGCCTGCGGGCTCGGCTCCGCGTACACCTACAGCACGGGCATGGGCTGGATCAGCACCTTCTTCTACTACAGCTTCTGGGCCGTCGCCGCGTGGGCGGGCGGCTCGCTGATCGGCCGTGAACTGGAGTCCGGCACCGCAGGGCTGGCCTGGACACAGGACGTCACGCCCACCCGCTGGCTGGCCGTCAAGCTCGCCGTACCGGCCCTGCTGATCGTCCTCGGCGGCGCGGTGTTCGTCCCCGTCCACCGCTGGGCCTGGTCGGCGCACCGTGACCTGATGGGCGACACCTGGTTCTTCTCCGACGCGTTCGCCACGCGTGGCCCGGCCGTGGTGGCGTACGGCCTGTGCGCCCTGGCCGTCGGCACGCTCGCCGCGCTGCTCCTGGGACGGTCCCTGCCGGCCCTCGGGGTCGCGGTCGCCACGATGATCGTGCTGAACCAGTTCATCGCACGGCACCGCGAGGACCTGTGGCCCACGGTGAGCGACGCCAAGCCCTCCACCGACCTGTGGCCGACCCGCGACGGCACCTACCACTCCCCGTCCCAGTTCTGGCCGATGCACCTGGTGGAAACCGGCATCCTCCTCACGATCACCACCCTCGCCACCACGACAGCCTTCTGGCTCCTACGCCGCCGCACCGCTTGACCCGGCGGGGACGGCCTCCGCCACGGTGGGCCGTAGGACGCGTACGGCGCGAAGGGGACGGGGTGGGGGGTGCCCGCCCGCAGCGGCCGGCGTCCGTCACCGAGCACTGTCATGGCAGCCGAGCCGCCGGACCGAGGACGGACACCCCCCCCCCGGCCCCGACCCACCCACCGCACCCGCAGCGGATCGCCGCAGGCGCAAAGGGGCGCGGGGAACTGCGCAAAAAACGCCCGCCCCCACCGAACCCGCACTCAAAGAGCGCACCGCCCACACACGCAGGCGCCCGGGAGCCGTCCCCCGATATCCCGCACGCCATGTCGCCGTAACCGCTGGTTCAGACAGGCTTGCGAGGCTCAGCCAATGAAGCCCGCCGTGCCAGAACCCTCCCCGCCGCCCGAGGGGTCCGCGGGGAACGGGGACGCCCCGGTCGCCGCCGTGCTCCCACTCGCGCTGTCCGACGCGCCCCTTTCGCTCGTGGCGCGGAAGAATGGGGCCATGAGCCAGTCGAACACCCAGGCAGAGGTCCAGCACGTACAGCCCTCCGTGGGCTCCATAGCCGCGCACCGCCCGCACACCGTGTCGGCCACCGTCTCCGATCTCGAACCCGATCTCGACGCCGATCTCGACGCGTACGAGGAGATCCCCGTCGACGGTGCCGCCCAGCTCCCGCAGGGTCGTTTCCTCGACCGGGAACGCAGCTGGCTCGCGTTCAACGAACGCGTACTCGAACTCGCAGAGGACCCGAACACCCCGCTCCTGGAGCGCGCGAACTTCCTCGCGATCTTCGCCAGCAACCTCGACGAGTTCTTCATGGTCCGGGTGGCGGGACTGAAGCGCCGTATCGCCACCGGCGTCGCCACCCGCTCCGCCTCCGGCCTCCAGCCGCGCGAGGTGCTGGAGATGATCTGGGCCCGCTCCCGCGAGCTGATGGCCCGGCACGCCGCCTGCTACCACGAGGACATCGCCCCGGCCCTGGCCGAGGAGGGCGTCCACCTGGTCCGCTGGAACGAACTCCAGGAGAAGGAGCAGGCCCGCCTCTTCACCCTGTTCCGGCACCAGATCTTCCCGGTCCTGACCCCCCTCGCGGTCGACCCGGCGCACCCCTTCCCGTACATCTCCGGCCTGTCCCTGAACCTGGCCGTGATCGTGCGCAACCCGGTCAACGGCAAGCGCCACTTCGCCCGGGTCAAGGTCCCGCCGCTGCTGTCCCGCTTCCTGGAGTCCTCCCCCGGCCGCTACGTCCCCATCGAGGACGTCATCGGCGCCCACCTGGAGGAGCTGTTCCCGGGCATGGAGGTCCTGGAGCACCACACCTTCCGGGTCACCCGCAACGAGGACCTGGAGGTCGAGGAGGACGACGCCGAGAACCTCCTCCAGGCCCTGGAGCGGGAGCTCATGCGGCGCCGTTTCGGCCCCCCGGTGCGTCTGGAGGTCGAGGAGTCCATCGACCGCGAGGTGCTCGACCTGCTGGTGCGCGAGCTGAAGATCTCCGAGGCGGAGGTCTACCCGCTGCCCGGCCCCCTGGACCTCACGGGCCTCTTCCGGATCGCCTCCCTCGACCGGCCCGAGCTGAAGTACCGCAAGTTCGTGGCCGGCGTCCACCGCGACCTGGCCGAGGTCGAGTCGGCGTCCTCGCCGGACATCTTCGCCGCCCTGCGCGCCCGGGACGTACTGCTGCACCACCCCTACGACTCCTTCTCGACGTCGGTCCAGGCCTTCCTCCAGCAGGCGGCCGAGGACGACGACGTCCTCGCCATCAAGCAGACCCTGTACCGCACCTCGGGCGACTCCCCCATAGTCGACGCCCTCATCGACGCCGCCGAGGCCGGCAAGCAGGTCCTCGTCCTGGTCGAGATCAAGGCCCGCTTCGACGAGCACGCCAACATCAAGTGGGCGCGCAAACTGGAGGAGGCGGGCTGCCATGTCGTCTACGGCCTCGTCGGCCTGAAGACCCACTGCAAGCTGTCCCTGGTGGTCCGTCAGGAAGGCGACACGCTACGGCGGTACTGCCACGTCGGCACCGGCAACTACCACCCCAAGACGGCTCGGCTCTACGAGGACCTCGGCCTGCTCACCGCCGACCCGCAGGTGGGCGCGGACCTGTCCGACCTGTTCAACCGGCTGTCCGGCTACTCCCGCCGCGAGACCTACCGCCGCCTGCTGGTGGCACCCAAGTCCCTTCGCGACGGCCTCATTTCACGTGTGAACAAGGAAGTCCAGCACCACCGCGCAGGACGTCCGGCCTTCATCCGCATCAAGGTCAACTCGCTGGTGGACGAGGCGCTCATCGACTCCCTCTACCGCGCGTCCCAGGCGGGCGTGCCGGTCGACGTCTGGGTGCGCGGCATCTGCGCGATCCGCCCGGGCGTCACCGGCTTGTCCGAGAACATCCGGGTCCGCTCGATCCTCGGCCGGTTCCTCGAACACTCCCGGGTGTTCGCCTTCGGCAACGGCGGCGAGCCCGAGGTGTGGTTCGGCAGCGCCGACATGATGCACCGCAACCTCGACCGCCGTATCGAGGCGCTGGTGCGGGTGACGGACCCGGCCCACCGGGCGTCCCTCAACCGGCTGCTGGAGACCGGCATGTCCGACACCACGGCGTCCTGGCACCTCGGCCCGGACGGCGAGTGGATCCGGCACGCCACGGATGCGGACGGCGGGCCCCTGCGCAACGTCCAGGAGATGCTCATAGACGCCCGGAGGCGCCGGCGTGGCACAGCAACACCTTGAACCGACGGATCCCCTGTCCGGGCACGTCCGGCAGGTGACCGGCGACGCCCTGGCGGCGTATCTGCGGTCCCAGGCCACGGAGTTCCTCCGCGCACTGCGCCAGCACCGCGAGTCGGGCGGTGCGGCGGCGGGCGTGGAGGAACACGTCGACGCAGCCCGGGCCCTGCGCCGCTCGGTCCGCCGCGTCAGCGCCAG
This is a stretch of genomic DNA from Streptomyces sp. NBC_00285. It encodes these proteins:
- a CDS encoding ABC transporter, whose protein sequence is MSGALVVAVARTVPWRAIGAGAVVGLLVVGLPRMLSVPPDAWLGLNLLRAAALVFALGLTFLLDDPARRLTAPVPTRRWVRTGLRVVLVAPVAALWWAVVLALLPRQARPPLGAITLEAAATAVLALAAAAVAVRVTDEPEPGPSVAAGLLTLAILTPTLLPSRWDLFVPVADPHWDAAHVRWAVLLGFAALLWVCCGPEPLRRRWMVRRP
- a CDS encoding ABC transporter ATP-binding protein; the protein is MSSTSTIPAAALEASGLGKRYGRKGAALDGCSFRLPAGRISALVGPNGAGKSTLLAIAAGLLRPTAGTLAVLGGAPGNARDRIAYLAQNKPLYPQLTIAETLRMGAELNPVRWNAARAARIVEQGDLDPASRIRGLSGGQRTRVALALALGKGPDLMLLDEPMADLDPLARHELMGTLMADAADRGTTVLMSSHIVAELADACDHLLFLGDGRVRLGGGIDDLLTAHTLVTGRGTPADLTRAGHTVIESRTAGRGLTALIRRDGPVGEGWATQTPSLEELLLAHLRAPEAPALLTPSTTLTPEAVTA
- a CDS encoding ABC transporter permease, whose product is MSLATKTAAESAVVHEDAPRSSWAAVFALARFEARDLLRYISVLVTLLLYVGYTAWTLFHEKEGMDAFPALQDTDRGTQAGPLLLGIALFVCVNRCTLRSRRRGTDRQFDVLLMEPWRRTVAHVLSVVPFAALTALVVLGEFVRQALRSGAVGHGSPAELAVGPLYVLLCGALGVLLARLVPTTFAAPFGVISLFVLGTFVSAGWPQWLSPIVDESSSGTVLPSDLIGRPAGWHALYLTGLILLLALCAVLVSGGRALYLKAGAAGALALTLAGAVGQSGGVSPELTAAREQASVSPQKDQSCVKHGGSTYCAFPEWTGRAGTWADTVDRVQSLAGGTAARQPLLVRQRVDARYGLTGDAALDPLTTPHQVTVSTRWGGNRISEFAVAVGYVLVAGDESKGGELCDGRVVTTMWLALGGAAHPLTDLADVRIDDSTTGSAIVRAPTDGLSMSAGQTDVVRELLTRPRADVTASVKQHWTELTAPGVSTAQVARALGVKAPKGAKDCADE
- a CDS encoding zf-HC2 domain-containing protein, with the protein product MSTWHVAEEDLRAYAQGELTAPLLWSADTHLAACAQCRALLADVGDPVALDAGWERLDAELDAPRPGWVEALLTRVGIADHTARLLAATPVLRRSWLAAVTFLLLATVGVVHTAGSPTLFLALAPLLPLAGVALSYGPTLDPTYEMAVVAPMHGFRLLMIRTLAVLVAGLGLNGLATLALPGYGLRALAWLLPALALTATGLALTPRLGPVLAPSLVGGAWVAVLLAAQAAQQTAADPLAPFTAAGQGVAGAVAALAAGLLFLVRDRFDLFNGSAE
- a CDS encoding GntR family transcriptional regulator, translated to MVEYRIDRRSGVATYMQIVQQTKQALRLGLLEPGDKLPTAREVVEATAINPNTVLKAYRELEREGLVEARRGLGTFVRRTLGAHSADTPLRTELDDWAKRARSAGLGREDVDAFFTAVLDEHFPKGDQ
- a CDS encoding ABC transporter ATP-binding protein translates to MTATVSASGLHLRYGGTRALDDVSLRLTPGVTGLLGPNGAGKTTLLRVLATSVPADRGAFTVLGHDPGTSRGRQEVRRSLGYLPQTPGLHPDFSAFEFVDYVAILKELTDRTARHREVRRVLDVVDLGDVRGRRIKKLSGGMRQRVALAAALVGDPGFLVLDEPTVGLDPEQRMRFREMIAQAGEGRTVLLSTHQTEDVAMLCHRVLVMARGRILFEGTPADLTARAAGRVWSSTERAPDAKAGWRTGTGSFRNVGDPPARADLLEPTLEDGYLLTLDDTGTDTEVAAA
- a CDS encoding RNA degradosome polyphosphate kinase, which produces MSQSNTQAEVQHVQPSVGSIAAHRPHTVSATVSDLEPDLDADLDAYEEIPVDGAAQLPQGRFLDRERSWLAFNERVLELAEDPNTPLLERANFLAIFASNLDEFFMVRVAGLKRRIATGVATRSASGLQPREVLEMIWARSRELMARHAACYHEDIAPALAEEGVHLVRWNELQEKEQARLFTLFRHQIFPVLTPLAVDPAHPFPYISGLSLNLAVIVRNPVNGKRHFARVKVPPLLSRFLESSPGRYVPIEDVIGAHLEELFPGMEVLEHHTFRVTRNEDLEVEEDDAENLLQALERELMRRRFGPPVRLEVEESIDREVLDLLVRELKISEAEVYPLPGPLDLTGLFRIASLDRPELKYRKFVAGVHRDLAEVESASSPDIFAALRARDVLLHHPYDSFSTSVQAFLQQAAEDDDVLAIKQTLYRTSGDSPIVDALIDAAEAGKQVLVLVEIKARFDEHANIKWARKLEEAGCHVVYGLVGLKTHCKLSLVVRQEGDTLRRYCHVGTGNYHPKTARLYEDLGLLTADPQVGADLSDLFNRLSGYSRRETYRRLLVAPKSLRDGLISRVNKEVQHHRAGRPAFIRIKVNSLVDEALIDSLYRASQAGVPVDVWVRGICAIRPGVTGLSENIRVRSILGRFLEHSRVFAFGNGGEPEVWFGSADMMHRNLDRRIEALVRVTDPAHRASLNRLLETGMSDTTASWHLGPDGEWIRHATDADGGPLRNVQEMLIDARRRRRGTATP
- a CDS encoding RNA polymerase sigma factor, encoding MRETRSDGELLRAIAADGDRRAFEELYRRYAPWLLARLRGRCADAGVVDDVVQETFLAVWRGTARYREEGDVAGWLWRIGSRRLIDALRGDGARGRLRQTLSRLRHRDEASAEERVLAGVEHGDLAGALVQLSPELRAVLQATVIDGLTTREAAVLLGIPPGTVKTRAMRARKQLREALA